In Fibrobacterota bacterium, one DNA window encodes the following:
- the fliP gene encoding flagellar type III secretion system pore protein FliP (The bacterial flagellar biogenesis protein FliP forms a type III secretion system (T3SS)-type pore required for flagellar assembly.), which yields MRPGLSGLSERTAGNLKEISGTEAAASGNDRAAIGKESGTTESQRGAAPVKSARSWCLSAQAQVLPKLSVGFDKAAGPQDVAVTLELVAMLTVLSLAPSILIMMTCFTRIVVVLTFLKQALGTQNAPPNQMLMGLSLFLTFFIMGPTFNRVNDEALQPYLAKKIDYKVAIDKGMAPMREFMLKQVNEKDLALMVRISRSPTPKNVEELSNTTLIPAFCISELRSSFIIGFLIYIPFLVIDMVVSSVLMSMGMMMLPPVMISTPFKLILFVLVDGWNLVIQQLVTSFR from the coding sequence ATGAGGCCGGGCCTATCGGGATTATCGGAGCGAACCGCAGGGAACTTGAAGGAAATTTCCGGAACCGAAGCGGCCGCGAGCGGGAACGATCGCGCAGCGATCGGAAAGGAGAGTGGTACGACCGAGAGCCAGCGCGGCGCCGCGCCGGTGAAGTCCGCGCGCTCATGGTGCCTGTCCGCCCAGGCCCAGGTCCTTCCCAAGCTTTCGGTCGGCTTCGACAAGGCCGCCGGGCCCCAGGACGTGGCCGTCACCCTCGAGTTGGTGGCGATGCTCACCGTTCTCAGCCTGGCGCCCTCCATCCTCATCATGATGACCTGCTTTACGCGCATCGTGGTGGTGCTGACGTTCCTCAAGCAGGCCTTGGGCACCCAGAACGCGCCGCCCAACCAGATGCTGATGGGCCTTTCGCTGTTCCTGACCTTCTTCATCATGGGCCCCACCTTCAACCGGGTCAACGATGAGGCCTTGCAGCCCTACCTGGCCAAGAAGATCGATTACAAGGTGGCCATCGATAAGGGCATGGCGCCCATGCGCGAGTTCATGCTCAAGCAGGTGAACGAGAAGGACCTGGCCCTGATGGTTCGCATCAGCCGCTCCCCCACCCCCAAGAACGTGGAGGAGCTGAGCAACACGACCCTCATTCCCGCCTTTTGCATCAGCGAGCTCCGCTCGTCCTTCATCATAGGGTTCCTCATCTACATCCCGTTTCTGGTCATCGACATGGTGGTTTCCTCCGTGCTCATGTCCATGGGCATGATGATGTTGCCTCCCGTGATGATCTCCACCCCTTTCAAACTCATCCTTTTCGTGCTGGTCGATGGTTGGAACCTGGTCATCCAGCAGTTGGTGACGAGCTTCCGCTGA
- the fliQ gene encoding flagellar biosynthesis protein FliQ has protein sequence MNEIMIIDLGRKTLMMVLLLSGPMLILSLVVGLAVSVFQAATQISEMTLTFIPKLVAMGAALLIFLPWMLQLFKGFFVELLDMIPTLLR, from the coding sequence ATGAACGAAATCATGATCATCGATCTGGGGCGCAAGACCCTGATGATGGTGCTGCTGCTGAGCGGCCCCATGCTGATCCTGTCCCTGGTGGTCGGCCTTGCCGTCAGCGTATTCCAGGCGGCCACGCAAATCTCGGAAATGACCCTGACCTTCATACCCAAGCTGGTGGCCATGGGGGCGGCCCTGCTTATCTTCCTGCCCTGGATGCTTCAGCTCTTCAAGGGGTTTTTCGTCGAGCTCCTGGACATGATCCCGACCCTGTTGCGATGA
- the fliR gene encoding flagellar biosynthetic protein FliR, whose product MTTPIPPSPFDGIPALQDFTTGQIEIWLLVLLRVSVLVFLMPILITDDVPTRFKAALSFFLSIILFPALPQTAIAIPGNLAAYIFLALKEIYIGAVMGFAGTFIFAGLRFAGSWIDSETGFNMTQIFNPMAGEEDTPLAHLIFILFILMLLAGGGHAFYLQAMAESFRLIPLTSAHMASGNMVAAFAAMTAESFLLGMKTAAPVIATLFVSSIALAMIARIMPQMNVWMVGMPMKIALGMLTLMFALPMMWQAFAKQQAGLQAYWIGLMRLMGGA is encoded by the coding sequence ATGACCACCCCCATCCCTCCGAGTCCCTTCGACGGCATCCCCGCCCTCCAGGACTTCACCACCGGCCAAATCGAAATCTGGCTGCTGGTCCTCCTGCGGGTCAGCGTGCTGGTTTTCCTCATGCCCATCCTCATCACCGACGACGTGCCGACGCGTTTCAAGGCGGCGCTTTCCTTCTTCCTCAGCATCATCCTCTTCCCCGCCCTTCCGCAAACCGCCATCGCCATTCCCGGCAACCTGGCGGCCTACATCTTCCTGGCCCTGAAGGAGATCTACATCGGGGCGGTGATGGGATTCGCCGGGACCTTCATCTTCGCGGGGCTGCGCTTCGCGGGCTCGTGGATCGATTCCGAGACGGGGTTCAACATGACCCAGATCTTCAATCCCATGGCGGGGGAAGAAGATACCCCGCTGGCCCACCTGATCTTCATCTTGTTCATCCTGATGCTGTTGGCCGGCGGCGGGCACGCCTTCTACCTGCAAGCCATGGCGGAGTCCTTCCGGCTCATCCCGCTTACGAGCGCGCATATGGCCTCGGGGAACATGGTCGCCGCCTTCGCCGCCATGACCGCCGAATCCTTCCTATTGGGGATGAAAACGGCGGCTCCCGTGATCGCCACCTTGTTCGTATCGTCCATCGCGTTGGCCATGATCGCGCGCATCATGCCGCAAATGAACGTTTGGATGGTCGGCATGCCCATGAAGATCGCCCTGGGGATGCTGACCCTCATGTTCGCCCTGCCCATGATGTGGCAGGCCTTCGCCAAGCAGCAAGCCGGGCTGCAAGCCTATTGGATCGGGCTCATGCGCCTGATGGGAGGCGCCTAA